The genomic window attttttttgtgaGTATGCCCgcctaaatatataaaaatacattAATACCTTCACAAAATTACTATTTCAGgcccttatttttttttggaatatttATCTATTAAGGTTGTTTTGATCATTtcgattttaaatcattaattttttaacgatattaGATGACATAGAtatgtatgcaaaaaaaaaaagaagaaagaaggatatatatatgtaaaataaatattttatgaggatataatataaatattgattttggaagtatatttatataaattttaatatttaggagttatgtaaatttttttttttttactttgaggTGACTTCAATCTACTTGAGGATAGGAGAATGTTACccataaaaaaatagaagaagtgtATAAGAAAATCCTACCTTTTTCTCTCTCCACATGCTCAACAAGTAATTGCCATCAGAGTATCTGAAACCCTTTTTTAATTGGTCATGTTCACATAGGGCTGAAACTGGATCGAACATGAATTGGATACtagatatccatatccatatttattttttaacaaatataaatatggatagatattattcggatgtaaaaatttatatcatatttattttaaatagatatggatcaATTCGGATactaaaaatatggatataattatcaatataacttagaTAATCAAACTTTATGACTAAGAacaaaagatattattaaatagataaaaattaaattaataacatatttatatgattatatttttttaaaaaattagtaaatatatatataattatatagagTTATATGTCGATTCGAATATTTGGATATGAATCCGATAATTatttatccatatccatatctatttttctttgatggatatacATACGGATACAGATATTAGTCGGATTCTTAAATATCTATGCATATTCGGATTATTCGGATATGAAAATAGATTTGGACGGATAATATCTATACTACTTTCACCTCTAGTTCTACATCAATATTGTAGCCCCGAAACTTTTACTTTTTGTCTACGAGAAAGCATGTTTTTGCACTGTCCTCCTTTTATTTTTATCACTTTTCTTTGGGAAGACAGAATTATGTTGTTCCATATATATAGCTGAAAGGATGATgtgtaatttatgaaattagcttGTTATGTGGTTGAATTTGGATATTTTTTATGACTCGAACTATGATCCGATCCGAAAGCCGCGTTGTGACCTGAATGAATTTTTTGGGAGGTCTGTGGTGGCAGCGGAGGGTATAGGCAACGTCCTCACGGTACAGCTAGTATAATATTGTACTTTCTATCAATCTCGCAGTTTTGTGAGAGAGATTTGAAAAATAAATGCggctagggtttggagagttctgagtgattgtatctcttttatcatagtgaaatttttctctcgtgtcTTGTCGTGGACGTAGACTTtcagccgaaccacgtaaatctgtgtttgttttttcttctcttctctattttgtgATTGTACGAATTGTGTTCCTATTTTGTGCTTGCTGTAACATAGCTGAAATAGGTCCAAATTAAGCAGTGGGCGACGTGTATTGTAATTTGTATGTACTTCGAAATATGCATAAAACACAGTAGATGGCCCAAGAGATCATGAGCCTAACAATTCATTCAATTCACACAGGAATAGTAGCATGGAAAtggcaaaataaaaatattaacatGTCTAATGAAAGCAGTCAAGCAATAACGTTTTGTATCTCATTTAAATTCCTTATTAATGAAATTTGAGGTGGTTCCCACATTCCACTCAAGAACAAGAcaggaattttttttaaaaaaataaaacaataaagGGAATACATTACACTCTCAAAGACAGACAACACTATAAATAAAGAACGACCAAGTAATCAACATTAATCCAAGCCATGAGAAGCCAAAGACGAAAGGCACCCAGACACCAGCAACTCGATCGAGATGCTCAAGTGAATTACGTAAATCAACCCATGGTGGCAGCTGAGACAAGCTTGTCAATGGTCTGAGCATCAGTCTTGAAGGACTTGGCCAACACATCTTCGTCAATGCCACTGCCAAACAAAGTCTTTGGAAGAGACACTGTGCCGGCGTTAGCACTGCCGAATGCAGACAAGGCAACAGCTGGGTACCTGGGGTCTTTGTTCGCTTGGAAGTGCACCAGGCCCTTGGGGAACACAAACATGTCACCAGTCCGAAGCACCTGAGTGAAGAGCGTGTTGTTGGAGTCCACGAGCCCGACTTGGAGCCATCCTTGCACGACAAGGAGAAGCTCTGCCGACCGAGGGTGGTTGTGGGGTGGATTGATGCCCCCAGGTGCAAACTGGAGCGCAGCATACGAGACGCTCTGCCCCATGAGTGCTGGGAACTCCACCTGGCTCGCCTTGGTCACCTTAAATGTTGCATCCATGGGAGCACCCCTCAAGGCCTGTTTGAGCCCTTTGAAGGTGAAGAAGTCGGCATCTGGAGTGACTCCATCaggaactatgaaatctgatgtGATGTCAGGGTCTCCGGCATGCGTGCCGAGGAGGGTTGCGAGAACTATGGCAAGAGTTAGCCATGCATTGGAAGCCATTTTTTCTTGGTGTCTGGTGCTTCTTCTGGATGCATGGCTAAGGAGTAAGGTGGGGTATAAATAGGCATGCAGAAGCACTGAAAGGAAGAAATTTTCAAGGAATGGACTCGATATGCATTGTTAATTTTAATGCAAGATCTGCATGCCGGCCTGGAAGGAATGCTTGTCTATTGCCATAGTTTGACACATTCCATAGCTGACAACCAGGCATTCTATGTAATGTTTTCGATTTTGTAATTTTCTGGTCTGCCTTGTTGCGGTACTGATTCAAACTATTCTTATTTAGAGGGCCTCCATGAACTATAGTGTATGTTTGTTAGTACTGGCTCAAGGTAACTTGCCTTGAGCGAATTACAAATTGATCTGCTAACAAACTATTGCCAAAGAGGGTGCCAACTGGCTGGTAGGGAAATTGCAGGGAAAATCTCTCATGTTGATGCAGGAGAATATTGTTCTGGTTTCACATGGGTTTTCTTCCAATGAAGACCTAAATATCTCACACTGATTTTTATTCAACAGCAAGGGAATTCATAATTGTCATTTCATCAACATAATAATTTAAAGCTGTCTTACTTTGATGACTTGCACAGAAGAATTTACTCATACCTTAATCTTATTTCAtgtttttttttccaaatatatTATGTATAGAGTATCACGCTCTGAACCCAACATCCggttcggatacgtgatggccgcatactccttagagcaagccccaaagaatatgcaaggccaaaagtaattcattacaacctcaacatccataatatctaattccaataataattagtaaaacttgtataattacaattgaaattttttctatcttctgATCGAATATCATGACACTCTATCATgcatctgctcacccgtaaatctatACCACAGCCAAGCATGAGcatcctataactctgagaagaaaaagaaagatgaaggggtgtgagctttacagcccaataagaattcccatatcatatcaatataataatataatctaaaaataaggataagcaataaaatataaaatctcatattcaatatccgaaataatgcaaacatctataATTTATCTACCTTGTCAAAAGAgatacatcatcatatgttaatgggtgaaatacttttgttcaacaattgtttcatgtcttgtctttcctttctcttttcattatcacataatctttaatctttttctttctggctTTAGACTAACCAATACTATGCCTCAATTTTCATCCGatcaaattttcatcataaacctctcaaggctgtctcaggcataagctcctaacgggctgtctcaggcataagctccttgCCGACTATTCCACATATAAGCCCttggggctgtcccaagcataagctcctgacaagcTGTCGCAGGCATAAGCTCTGACGGACTGTTCTAGGCATAAACTCCTGACCGACTGATCCACATATAAGCCCAtggggctgtcccagacataagctcttggccggctgtcccaggcataaactcctagcaagctgtcccaggcataagctcttcaTGAACTgtcccacatgacaaggctagtccaaaccatatctattttttatttaatcactatatgttgatttcaccaaatcaattttgatttacactatgatcaaattagatatgtcatatccatacaatcataccatcaatcattgatacatatgtattgacataatatactcatgcttaaaaatcatataagcaatatAATGATATCTCAAGCATAACAATTCATCGATCTTAAATCAAACGAtccaaaatcaatgatgcaagaccaatgataaaatagcatatataatggtgattatgtacagagattcttatctttactagtgactgatccaagtatagaaatcaatattcttcttcaatttatgaatttgaaaataagatattccaTTCGACACCTTATGCAAATAATcgcatctcttcatgatcctgatcaaatataaaaatcatatatagagaaaattatcgataatcgatcctaataacacaaatctagaacATCTCTtaagattaaccaaaattaagatttgtctatgtatcaggaccctccactgatccataagattcttagagagagaaaattcatgaagagaaaaaattttagagagaaaaagtagagaaagaaaatgGAGAAACAATCTTCATAtctttcagatgaggcaatcatgatcgagattatcagagatcatatcagagtgattcaatatggattaactatgagtAGATGTTATAAATTCTAAATAAGGGTCGGACTGAGATCCAACCTACTGCATGGATTTCAAAGTGATTTCAGGTCATCTTATTTCTATCTCAAATTTATCTTAGGATCcatgatgcagttagagagagagtagaaagatcctagagagagaaattttaaagagaaagtagagagagaatctagagagaaattggagagagaaagtagtgagaggagagaggaaagagagagaaaggaaagagaggagagagaaaaaattctctcattcttttttttatttttcttttgctttttctctttttctttttctttttcttttcttttcttcttcttctttctttttccattttcttctttcttcctcttccttggccgaaCAGGGAGAGGATCAGAGGGAAGGGCTCGGTGGCTTGAGCTCCAGTGAGGGGCGGTGGTGTCTGATCGATAGGGACAGAGCAAGGGGAGGCGGATGGCGAGGTTTGACCGACGAGAAACttagagaaaatcagaaaaataggggatccgccCCTTACctcttatttttcgatcattggccgatcGCCGGTGGCCATGACCTTCGGAAAAGAAAGTTAGGGAGGTGGAGGTCACGCTATAGGGGTGCGGCACCACGAGCAGCAGCACTGGTGGTCGGAATCAAAGAAGAAAAGGCTCGATCAAACAGAGCAAAAACAGAGCCTTATGGTTTTGTAGAATTTTCAACGAAtccgacggccggcgagggtgcatgaAACCATGGGAAGGAGGGAAacgaagagaggaaggaagagatgggcttacctcaagcttcagtAGCATCGTCGGCTCCAATTTTCGATGAGCATGAGTACAAGAGGTCATGGCTTCAACGGAAGAAATCaagaggaaaggagagggaggAAGGCCAGTGGAGGGTCATGGGAGGAAGGCCGGTGGAGCGTCTTGGGGGGAAGGGAGCATTTTATAGAGTGGAGAGGAGGTCGAATTCTTTCCAGATTCGGCTTCTCCTCTCCGATGGAatcggtggaagaagactcccgctaggagtcttcttcatccatccttttttttttgttttgggcttggtccagggccTAAATGGGCTGggtattacattctccccccttcaaataattttatcctcaaaattaagttatgttgtttgagatatattctttaaaaaaatatacattcatCATGTCATTCTCACGCTTCCAATAATGTTTTACATataatttatttctcatgatcttattataacaaaattatttaaaatctcaaattcatccctctctttttttcaaCTTTTTCGAAGAGCAGTAATATTTTAGACTTATATTAACATACCACAATTATTTATCcaatacattccactcaaaatttataattatctcgAACTGcttatgatagaaaaataaacaaaggccgaacatcgggcactcttgaaaatcatcgatttctttcttcttttgacctttcaACAAATTTAACAGGTAGactttcatcttaagaaaacctcaaccTTCTATGTCAATTCGAATAACAatgttaaatttcaaaaaaataagatcTATGTCAAGATATTTTAGGTTTGAACTAACAAAAGATCTATCAAACTATTAATAGTAAACTTGAGATGTCTATGGTTCTTCTTAGCATTATCTGTAATGAAATAAACTACTGGCCAAAATTAtctggctatgatcagattaagtcaaaatttatagcatcctttcattatcaataaaattcttctttatttacaattaatgtattccataatatcttttgatttaaaggattaatatttctaatcaatttaaaccaTCACATTTTTActgtgcactctgatcttaatttatcaaattatatgaatttatcaaaagatatctttgtatgttagatcaatcaaagatagatccaaccttcaaatttttatatagatcttagagcaaaacttttaagtttttttatcttcagtatcccttgggcatagcacatcaaaattaaattttgatccacTTTTCATATTTGAATTCATTACATGAGTTTCATCACTCCTCaaaaatccaacatgtctagaattaattgaagTTAACCtaagatttaccttacaattatTTAGATAACTTctaaataaatctttctttgcaaaagaattaactccaacttgaacaaactagaagaactcaagttaacatttttgtaaataaaatcaACTTAGTTATTTCTTGTAAAGCTCCTTTAATCACAACccttagtattaattaataaattcagACAAAATTTTATCCTTTATGTGTTAAgatttgtataagtcattcaaaatttaatactagTGAGATATCTTAGATCAGCTtagaaatctaaatttaatttgaattaccatccactatcttcaataatcacaagaaaaaataaagaatctaatccaaagatggtaatatgaattattaaagattttttcataatatgTATATTATATTCTAACAAGCTGGTTCTTTgtatttaatttaacaacaatatcaaaataccctagatccacttagaaaatcaaattttagacttgaaattcaatgcaatttgaaagatcaagaaatcatatccaaatatgatattttgaacaactaaagatttcaccaagacaTGTAttccatattctcataataaaattttaaatatattttttatctaaaattgagtttcatatatgatctcttataggttcaatacttaaaaatatttctctcttatatgatgtaatttcttcttagaccacatCCCAACTAACTTTCTTatgataagtccaaaaattttatgatgctaaaaaaattaacatcaaaatcagaaaaattATCATGACATTCATCCATATAAGTTTCATATtcaaaaatcatcgagtatactcaatacAATACATCAATATCTTTCTCTTCATTCCAAGATCAACACTTCTCATACTTAGATCAATCCTACTAATTAAAattcaagatataactcgtcaattccattagagacatcatataccacttatatataaatttcatcatagtatcaattgattcaaaatccaaatattgaattctttcttttatgtctatctattctttatgatcataacctaaactctaacatcattctatcacatccttaatgatcataactttaaactctgatattatctatcaaactctattgattataatctcagagttttgatatcacttatgtcacaatccctagtgaccttaaatctgagctctagtactgttctatcatatcTTAATCATTTGTATCATAGTCCAtaaatgatcataatctaagctctgatatcactctgtcacatcctattaatCATAcataagttttgatatcacttcataatctctaatgatcttaaatctaagctctgatactattctATCACGCTTCAAACCCAACACCCGATTCGGATATGTGATGGTCGCACACTCTTTAAAGCAAaccctaaaaaatatgcaaggtcaaaagtaattcattacaacctcaacatccataatatctaatttcaataataattagcaaaacttgtataattataattaaaattctttctatcctctgatcgaatatcatgacactctatctatacatctgctcactcacaaatctatatcacagccaatcatgagcatcctgtaactctgagaaaaaaaaagatgaaggggtgtgagctttatagtccagtaagaatttctatatcataccaatataataatataatctaaaaataaggataagtaataaaatataaaatctcatattctaTATCCGAAATAATACAAACATCTATAATTTATCTGCCTTGTCAAAAGAGagtatcatcatatgttaatgggtgaaatatttttgttcaataattatttcatgtcttgtctttcctttctcttttattatcacataatttttaatctttttctttttgactttggactaaccaacaCTATGCCTCAATTTTCATCCGATCAAATTTTCATTTATAAGCCTCTcaaggctatcccaggcataagctcctagccggCTGATCCATATATAAGCCCATGGGGCtatcccaggtataagctcctgacaagctgtcccaggtataagctcctgatgggccatcccaggcataagctcctagccggctgatccacatataagcccatggggctgtcccaagcataagctccttgccagctgtcccaggcataagctcctggtggaCAGTCCCACATAACAAGGCTAGTCCAAACtatatctcttttttatttaatcattatatgttgatttcaccaaatcaattctaatttacactgtgatcaaattagatatgtcatatctatacaatcatgccatcaatcattgatacatatgtattgacataatatactcatgctccaaaatcatataagcaatatAACGATGTCTCAAGCATAGCAATTCATCGATTTCAAAtctaacgatgcaaaatcaatgatgcaagaccaatgataaaatagcatatataatgatgatcacgtacagagattcttatctttattggtgactgatccaagcataaaaattaatgttcttcttcgatttatgaatttaaaaataagatatttcactcgatatcttatgcaaacaatcgcatctcttcatgatcctgatcaaatataaaaatcatataaggagaaaattatcgataatcgatcctaataacataattCTAGGaattctcttaggattaaccaaaattaagatttgtctaTGTATCAAAACCCTTCACTaatccataaaatttttagagagagaaaatttatgaagagagaaaattttagagagagaaaatagagaaaaaaataaagagagaatcttcgcatctttcagatgaggcaatcatgatcgagattattAGGGATCATATCAGAGTgattcaatatggattaactatgagtagatgttataaatttcaaataaggatCGGACTGAGATCCAACCTACTGCACAGATTTCAAAGTAATTTCAGATCATTTTATTTCTATCTCAAATTTATCTTAGGGTCtatgatgcagttagagagaaagtagaaagatcctagagagacaaattctagagagaaatagagagaaaatctagagagaaattggagagagaaagtagagagaggagagagaagagaggaaagagagagaaaaaaaagagaggagagagaaaaaattctttcattcttttttttattttttttattttttttatttttattttttttcttttcttttcttcttctttgtttttcattttcttctttcttcctcttccttggctGAACAGGGGGAGGACCAGATGGAAAGGCTCAATGGCTTGAGCTCTGATGAGAGGTGGCGGTGTCTGGTTGACGGTGACAGAGCAAGGGGAGGCGGGCGGTGAGGTTCGACCAGTGAGAAActtagaaaaaatcaaaaaaataggagATCCGTCCCTTACCTCTTATGTTATATATTGCTCCAAAATTATAAAGAGATCAAAGATTTTCTGCAAAATAGTTTTAAATATatactctttccttgtttatctCCCGTGATAGTTTAGAATTCTTATTCGGGTGATCCTCTATTTCGAGGAGtttgtttttctttaaaaggAGGCCGTGGCATCCTTCTTTGTGGGGTGCGAGTGCGCGGTGGTGGTTCTTGGTGTTCTTGTGCGGGCTTGCTTCTTGGCTTTCTCCCGCTGGTGTTCTTCCTGACTTTCTTCCGCTGGTGTTCTTCCTGGCTTTCTCCCGCTGGTGTTCTTCCTGGCCTTCTCCCGCTGGTGTTCTGTTGGTGTTCTACCTATCTTCTTCCTTCTCAGTTTCACGGATGCCCTGTGCTGATGATCGAACACTTCTTCGattggtaaggaggtattcatttGATTTTTTGCCGAAGATTGAGAAAGGTATCTTCACCTCAGGTATTATCTTACCTTGATCTATTGTCGAAGCTGAGATTGGTAGATCCGATTGGATCTTTGTTGTCTTCTTTTCGATACTCTGTTGCCTTCTTGTTGGCTTCGGttaaggatattttatacctcatattgtacctatttttcgagatggatttatagtggattgcttctcctccccgtggatgtaggcctcttgtgccgaaccacgtaaatcttgatttctttgtctttatttatttatgcctgccatgtgtttggtgaattgtctcaaagagatTAGACTTTAGATCAAAAGCCTAGGTCGATCCAATCCGATGCGCGTGAtctcaataattggtatcagagcaattggATGGCTGGTGACAAGAAATAAAGTTTTTCAATGGCTAATGATCCGACGTTTGTCTCtcactccaccaccatcaggcATGAAGTGGCCGTCTTTGATGGCACGGGAGATTTTTCACTATGGAAGGTAAGGATGAAATATTTGTTGGTTAAAGAAGGTGTTGCAAAAGCCCTTAAGGGTATGGATTCAATCCTGGGAGATAATGAGGCTGCTaaagaaaaaattaatgagagagCCCTAGGAACCTTATTTTCAAGTTTAAGTGATAAAGTCCTACGCAATGTTGTGGAACTAGATACAGCCAAAAgtgtatgaaaaaaattagacagTTTATATATGGCAAAATCTCtgactaatagattatatttgaggAGAAAATTACATACATTTCGCATGACAGAAGAAACTTCACTTAAGgatcacttggatgagtataataagctcctgcttgatctagtaaatgttggtgtcgatgtagatgaagaagataaggctttgattctaatttactctttgcctaagtccttcgagcatattaccactaccatgctttatggaagagaaacaataagtcttgaagaagtagaagctaccttgttatccaatgaacttagattaaaagtacagcttcagcatcaggctcAGACTCCAGCTCAAGGTCTTACTGTTAGAGGTAGAGATGAACAGAAAAATGGAGGACAGGGTAGAAGTAaatccaaaaatagatcaaagtctaGGCCTAAAAGATCAGATATTTGTCACTATTGCAAAAAGCCAGGCCACTGAAAATCTGAATGTAgacttctacaatctaaaagggagaaggaacaaaaaaataaattaacaatctctgatacagcatcaattgTAGTTTCTTCAGGAAGTCATAGCAGTATACCAGATGATGTAGTGTTTACAGCTGCCTGCAGTGTTAGTCATGCTGATACTTGGATCGTGGATTCTGGAGCATCCTTCCACATGACACCTCACAaggaatggttcttttcttttagatcttgtgaaggtggtactgttcttcttggagatgatggtatctgtaatatagaaggtattggaaagatacaaattaaatctaattcaaataccGTGGTGATATTGGATGATGTCAGATATGTTTCTAAATTAAAAAGGAATcttctctcaatacatgcctttgatagagcaggatatgagggcagatggggtagaggatctatAACTATCAATAAAGGGGTATTAACTTTATTAAGAGGTAAATTAAGTGGCACCCTTTACTACTTGGATGGCAGTACAGTTGTTGGTCAGGCATCAGCAATACAATCTTTTCTTGAGCAGTTGACACATTTATGGCACCAGAGACTAGGATACATTTCAGACATAGGTCTATAGGAGCTGAGCAGACGTGGTCTGCTGAGTGGTCAGAAGATTGGTTCACTTGAATTCTGTGAGCACTGCATATTTGAAAAACAACACAGAGTCAGCTTCACTACAGGCATGCATAGGACAActggtatattagactatattcattctgacctatggggacctgccccaattacatccaagggtggatcaagatatatatttactttcattgatgattactc from Elaeis guineensis isolate ETL-2024a chromosome 4, EG11, whole genome shotgun sequence includes these protein-coding regions:
- the LOC140856860 gene encoding germin-like protein 9-3, which encodes MASNAWLTLAIVLATLLGTHAGDPDITSDFIVPDGVTPDADFFTFKGLKQALRGAPMDATFKVTKASQVEFPALMGQSVSYAALQFAPGGINPPHNHPRSAELLLVVQGWLQVGLVDSNNTLFTQVLRTGDMFVFPKGLVHFQANKDPRYPAVALSAFGSANAGTVSLPKTLFGSGIDEDVLAKSFKTDAQTIDKLVSAATMG